In Dromaius novaehollandiae isolate bDroNov1 chromosome 3, bDroNov1.hap1, whole genome shotgun sequence, the following are encoded in one genomic region:
- the BIRC5 gene encoding baculoviral IAP repeat-containing protein 5, with translation MAAGGEVLALPAEWRLYLVPARAATFRNWPFTEGCACTPERMASAGFVHCPSENCPDVAQCFFCFKELEGWEPDDDPLEEHRKHSAGCAFLSLQKDPANLTLQEFLKLDKERTKNAIKKQISQKVAEVEDAAKCMRREIENLAS, from the exons ATGGCGGCCGGCGGTGAGGTGTTGGCGTTGCCTGCGGAATGGCGGCTCTACCTCGTCCCGGCCCGCGCCGCCACCTTCCGTAACTGGCCTTTCACCGAGGGCTGCGCCTGCACGCCGGAGAGG ATGGCGTCGGCGGGGTTCGTGCACTGCCCCAGCGAGAACTGCCCGGACGTGGCCCAGTGCTTCTTCTGCTTCAAGGAGCTGGAAGGCTGGGAGCCCGACGACGACCCCTT ggaggaacacagaaaacactctgctggctgtgcttttctctccctccagAAGGATCCGGCTAACCTGACGTTGCAGGAGTTCCTGAAGCTGGACAAAGAACGAACGAAAAATGCAATT aaaaaacaaatttctcaGAAGGTGGCTGAGGTTGAAGATGCAGCCAAGTGCATGCGTCGTGAAATAGAGAATCTTGCCTCCTAG